In Heterodontus francisci isolate sHetFra1 unplaced genomic scaffold, sHetFra1.hap1 HAP1_SCAFFOLD_518, whole genome shotgun sequence, a single window of DNA contains:
- the LOC137361990 gene encoding HIRA-interacting protein 3-like: MSEGDGENVSPNTARKHHKKQPTKTNGKESGREEHPSIKRLKRCIVACGVRRNYKKLFENCHSNKAKIRALRRELEDLGIEGNPSLEKCKVLRIKREEQAELASLDVANIIHTEGMAAVLYSLHTLSSWTVSLPLYSLHPLSPRTVSFPLYSLRTL; encoded by the exons ATGAGTGAGGGAGACGGGGAAAATGTGTCACCTAACACTGCAAGAAAACACCACAAGAAACAGCCCACG AAGACGAATGGgaaggagagcgggagagaggaacaTCCTTCTATTAAGCGGCTGAAACGCTGCATCGTCGCCTGTGGAGTACGTCGCAATTATAAGAAGCTATTTGAGAACTGCCATTCGAACAAGGCCAAGATCAGAGCCCTGCGTCGGGAACTGGAGGATCTGGGCATTGAAG GTAACCCATCTCTGGAGAAGTGTAAAGTGCTTCGGATTAAACGAGAGGAGCAGGCTGAACTGGCTTCACTGGATGTTGCTAACATTATTCACACAGAAGGTATGGCTGCTGTTCTGTATTCGCTGCACACCCTGTCATCATGGACAGTGTCCCTCCCTCTGTATTCACTACACCCCCTGTCACCACGGACAGTATCATTCCCTCTGTATTCACTGCGCACCCTGTGA
- the LOC137361989 gene encoding cylicin-2-like, which translates to MAVGYKRPSDWSMRAEAPRLRNTEPSPPLIGLGRLGGKMAALDPMEQFVCGLVRGGEALSDLTHSIVKEKYLKHFQKPSLSKEEKLDLKRAVERALLAYQIQITDRRDQPGTRTRLCNRARGPPGAQTLTRSWEPRGKAPQGAERENGRGKAVVPLAQEGTGKCSEEEEESDLETAGVRQAGDRGSSVRQSLSAKEGPGKVNPKSENGLPSKDRGRSDERERLGSEGEEEAREAKRGGVKSRVGVKQSKCVNATAKREEVTSEDGSAQSEEQQSDLSEEDYRGSKKGRTAKAAVKQLKSTQGSRRNGSSKQKEAVSEGSDGGDLSESEEDGGESKKGRTKVNAGLTQRKSTQGSQQQTGAKQKEAVSEDSDETKSSENEEDGGESKKGRTKVNAGLKQRKSTQGSQRQTGAKQKEAVSEDSDETKSSESEEDGGESKKGRTKANVGVKQRKSAQGSQRQTGANKKEAVSEESDETKSSESEEDGRESKKGRTKANVGVKQRKSTQGSQRQTGAKQKEAVSEESDETKSSESEEDGRKSKKGRTKANVGVKQRKSTQGSQRQTGAKQKEAVSEESDETKSSESEEDGRESKKGRTKANAGLKQRKSTQGSQRQTGAKQKEAVSEDSDEMKSSESEEDGGESKKGRTKVNAGLKQRKSTQGSQRQTGAKQKEAVSEESDETKSSESEEDGGESKKGRTKVNAGLKQRKSTQGSQRQTGAKQKEAVSEDSDEMKSSESEEDGRESKKAGQRRTRG; encoded by the exons ATGGCGGTCGGATATAAGCGGCCTTCCGATTGGTCGATGCGGGCCGAGGCTCCCCGCCTTCGCAACACGGAACCATCGCCGCCTCTGATTGGTCTGGGGCGTTTGGGCGGCAAAATGGCGGCGCTCGATCCGATGGAGCAGTTCGTTTGCGGCCTAGTCAGAGGTGGTGAAGCCTTAAG CGACCTCACTCACTCCATCGTGAAGGAGAAATACCTGAAGCACTTCCAGAAGCCCTCGCTGAGCAAGGAGGAGAAACTGGATCTGAAGCGGGCGGTGGAACGAGCGCTGCTTGCTTATCAG ATCCAGATCACGGATCGAAGGGATCAGCCTGGCACCAGAACAAGGCTGTGCAACAGAGCGAGGGGTCCCCCGGGGGCTCAGACTCTGACAAGGAGCTGGGAGCCACGCGGAAAAGCTCCCCAGGGAGCGGAGCGGGAGAACGGAAGGGGTAAAGCGGTGGTACCGCTCGCCCAAGAGGGCACTGGGAAATgtagcgaggaggaggaggagagcgacTTGGAAACGGCGGGAGTGAGGCAGGCGGGCGACAGAGGCAGCAGCGTCCGACAGAGCCTCTCGGCAAAGGAGGGGCCGGGGAAGGTGAACCCCAAGTCGGAGAATGGGCTGCCAAGCAAAGATCGGGGCCGCAGCGACGAAAGAGAGCGCCTCGGCAGCGAGGGTGAAGAGGAAGCAAGAGAGGCAAAGAGGGGAGGAGTCAAGTCTCGTGTGGGGGTGAAGCAGAGCAAGTGCGTAAACGCCACCGCCAAACGGGAGGAGGTCACGTCGGAAGACGGCAGTGCCCAGAGTGAGGAGCAGCAATCTGATCTGAGCGAGGAGGATTACCGAGGGTCGAAGAAGGGAAGAACGGCCAAAGCGGCGGTGAAACAGCTGAAGAGCACACAAGGAAGTCGGCGCAACGGCAGCAGCAAACAGAAGGAGGCCGTCTCGGAAGGAAGCGATGGGGGGGATTTGAGTGAGAGCGAAGAGGATGGCGGAGAGTCGAAGAAGGGCAGGACAAAGGTGAACGCGGGGCTGACACAGCGGAAGAGCAcacaaggaagtcagcagcagaccGGCGCCAAACAGAAGGAGGCAGTGTCAGAAGATAGCGATGAAACGAAATCGAGTGAGAACGAAGAGGATGGCGGAGAGTCGAAGAAGGGCAGGACAAAGGTGAACGCGGGGCTGAAACAGCGGAAGAGCACACAAGGAAGTCAGCGGCAGACCGGTGCCAAACAGAAGGAGGCAGTGTCAGAAGATAGCGATGAAACGAAATCGAGTGAGAGCGAAGAGGACGGTGGAgagtcaaagaagggcaggacaaaGGCGAACGTGGGGGTGAAACAGCGGAAGAGCGCACAAGGAAGTCAGCGGCAGACCGGTGCCAATAAGAAGGAGGCCGTCTCGGAAGAAAGTGATGAAACGAAATCGAGTGAGAGCGAAGAGGACGGCAGAGAGTCGAAGAAGGGCAGGACAAAGGCGAACGTGGGGGTGAAACAGCGGAAGAGCACACAAGGAAGTCAGCGGCAGACCGGTGCCAAACAGAAGGAGGCCGTCTCGGAAGAAAGTGATGAAACGAAATCGAGTGAGAGCGAAGAGGACGGCAGAAAGTCGAAGAAGGGCAGGACAAAGGCGAACGTGGGGGTGAAACAGCGGAAGAGCACACAAGGAAGTCAGCGGCAGACCGGTGCCAAACAGAAGGAGGCCGTCTCGGAAGAAAGTGATGAAACGAAATCGAGTGAGAGCGAAGAGGACGGCAGAGAGTCGAAGAAGGGCAGGACAAAGGCGAACGCGGGGCTAAAACAGCGGAAGAGCACACAAGGAAGTCAGCGGCAGACCGGTGCCAAACAGAAGGAGGCAGTGTCAGAAGATAGCGATGAAATGAAATCAAGTGAGAGCGAAGAGGATGGCGGAGAGTCGAAGAAGGGCAGGACAAAGGTGAACGCGGGGCTGAAACAGCGGAAGAGCACACAAGGAAGTCAGCGGCAGACTGGTGCCAAACAGAAGGAGGCCGTCTCGGAAGAAAGCGATGAAACGAAATCGAGTGAGAGCGAAGAGGATGGCGGAGAGTCGAAGAAGGGCAGGACAAAGGTGAACGCGGGGCTGAAACAGCGGAAGAGCACACAAGGAAGTCAGCGGCAGACCGGTGCCAAACAGAAGGAGGCTGTCTCGGAAGATAGCGATGAAATGAAATCAAGTGAGAGTGAAGAGGATGGCAGAGAGTCGAAGAAGGCAGGACAAAGGCGAACGCGGGGCTGA